The nucleotide sequence taaatttagtaaatattttaatataagtACAGGGTTCCAGAAAAAGTCACTGGGTTCGCCCGAACCCACTACTGTAGCTCCGCCCCTTCTTCCAAGCCCAAGATTTGATACAGAACTTGCATTTGAGATTTATATGTAATGTTTCTACTCTATAACCAATATCTTTGTGCTTGCTGCCTTGCTCTTCCATTGTTTTCATATTTCCGTGTTCATCtcttgatttcttttttttttttttagtaagaTGTTTTTCTGGCAGTTGTCTCatcgtgacctataggtcatgagTTCGAGACGTGAAATCATTATCGGAATAAAATGCCTACATTACATCTTTTGGAGTGCGGGATGTTACAactcaaatgaaaaagatagaaaatcCTAAGGAACCTAAGGTAAAAGTCAGACACTACTTGCTTGGTGAAGTATCTCATTTTACAAAATTGGAACAAATATCTCATGCAATTACAATCCATTGATTAAGATCAGCTCAAGgtctcaaaaaataaaataaaaaatgggctATGCCAAAGCTTAATTTGTAGGTTTAAAAGATCAAAGTTTAATTCAAGACATACGAAGTTTAAGTTGGACATTGCCAAAGCCTAACTTCATAACTTAAACATTATAGGCCCATTCAATAATTTTGTTAGGCCCAATAGTGTTTTTAAATGTTGgcccaatcatcaaaataacatttcCAGAAAAATGTAACTTATCATGGCCATGAAATattaatttagtattttaaataCTGAATTCAGTATCGACGTATTTCCACTTAACTCAGTATCTATAGATATTAATTTGGCCATTAGTATTTATAAATACTAAATTTCTGTTTTTGAGCTTCAAGTAAAATATTAAAATCGTAGTTTGATTTTCACAAGTaagtttttcctttattttaattATACACGCTTATAATATAGTCTCTCTGTTCTCCCAGGATTGGCATAAGATCCGCATATATACAACGATATAGAGAATTCTTTGTGTTTGTTGTTATTGTGGTTGTTGTTATGCTTACAATATGCTTTGCTAAGTATCAAAGTGTAAGTTCttttaaattatatacataaaaaagcAGTATAAGTACTTTTgggggatctttacacaaatagtcggtcatattaattgtttactttttttagccatatacataaattatatattgattatacacaattatacatatgtaatacataaattatatataatacataaattatacattcaccggctatttttagtttaagtggtaGGATgagcggctatttgggttaattctccTTTTTGGTTAGGGAATCAAAGAGTTAAAAAATGAGAGGTAgaaaaaaggtaaagaaaaagaaaaaagtgaaTGAAACTTTAACAGCCGTTTCTTTAGACACGTTGTATTTCTTTTTCATCAAAGAGAATCAAAAAATTATACCAAGTGCAGAAACACAAAGTGGTGAGTGGTGACACATTTCACATTTCTCGTTTTCTCATATTTTTCTCTGAATTTTCTTGATCCTACCGCTCTAACTCCTCTATACCACTCAACCCCTTTAATCCCGTAATattttggtttttgttttttgcaccattgattttttctttttctttttctttttgggggtaAAAAATTGTTAATCTTGTTACATTCTTCTTTGAACAGATAAAGTTGGTTATgggaaagagaaagagaaaagctGACCTCAACAAGACTCCTCCTCCTTCTGGTATAAtatcttgatttcttttattttttattttttattttgagtttctgGCATTTGGTTGTTGATAAGCCTTACATGTTTtaatttattgtgtttcattacAAAGCAGTTTTCTTGATCCTACAAGAGGGGGAGATGCAgaaaaaatttataatttattaattgAGAAATGAAGTGGGAGTAGAAACATGAGGTCTAAGGTTTGAATTTTAGTCGAAGGTGATTTTTTCTCTTATGCCTAAGTCTTGGTCGGCAAAGTTATTAGGTATTGGGAGATAGAAGGTACGCGGTGGAGTAGATGAAGTGCGTGCAAGCTGGCCCAAATATCACTATtattaaaataaactaaaaaatggGATGATAGTAGTTGTCACTATTTTATACCACCTATACCATCTTCCTGCCGCAGACAAAAGTCTGGTATTTAattggagaagggtagagggatGAACCCATTATCCACACGAGTTtcgaattattattattattattattattattattattattactattattattattattattattattattattattattattattattattattattattattattattattattattattattattattattattattattattagggaATGTTGTACACCAAAATTGGACGGTGCCATGGCGATAGTTTGGTGACAAATAAAGAGTGGTTTCTATTTTTAGAAAAAGCTTattgcttttcttttatttttgcaaatTCTTATAACCTTATTGCTTCTGGAACATATCTTGGTTCAGTCTTATGAATAGTCTAATCACCCTTTGGTTGAAGGTTTAACTTTCATCACACTTTAGTTTCCTGAGTTTGGTGAGTGGAATGTTAGTGGAAGGTTCTGTTTCCCAAGGTTCGAGTAGTTGGCTTTTGATGATTTGTTTTATGACGGTGGTGTCTAGGCTTGAGCTTGTGTTCTTGATGATTATATTGGATTGAATGTGTGAAAGTTGATAAACATTGTTGAGGCATATGATTTAACTGTAAAAAATACTCGACAAGTTCTCAAATGTTCGCTGTTCGCTCCTTAGAGCGCGAAAATCATTTGATCATTGAAAGTTTTTGCTTTCAATATTACGACATAGGCCGTTTAGAATTTAGTCATTGCTTTTATAACCCAAGATGGGACTAGCATAGATTACTAACTCTTTTTCTTCCTCCGGACCCTGCGTGAATGTGGGATGCCTTGTGACGATCAAGATATTTTGTGCCTTGTGACAATCAAGATATTTTATAGTGGGAGTTCTCCTTTATGCAAGATAGTAGCATGATATAAAAATTTTAGGAGTGATTTTGTTCTATCTATATTCTATCGCTCAGTTCCCCGCCTCCCTAACTAGCGAAAGAAAATGTATGTTTTAGAATTCACTCCTCTTTTATATTAAGTTTCCTGGAGAAGTGACAAGTGAATCATGATTTGCAGACCTGATGCCACCCTCACCCGGAATGGATGCATTATCAAAACAGGTTCTCTTGTTTCTCTATCTCATAATGGAAttcaataatttctttcagtttTCCTTGGTCAATTGACGACAGAGAGAAAATAAATGTTAACTTTaacagctgaaggttcatgaaaTAGGATTAAGTTTGGCTTAGATTTTTGAGGTTGTGAAGTTCCGTTCCAGTATAATTATAAAGTGAATGTCTTCATGCACAAATAGATTGGGAGGTAAAATACTGCCGAGATAAGCAGGAATGAGCTTAAGTACATTATTTGCTTGATTTGACATGTCTTCTTTCTAAGAGATCCTTTTCTGCATTGTTGAGCAGAAATTCTCTCATCAAGTCGACAACAGTGGAATAAAGTCTTTCTTATCCATTGCGGATATCGTAGATGGTCCTGTGAAGGTAACACAAGGCCAACAGTCATCTATTGTTCACCGTCGAAATATTGACATTCTAAAGTCTTTGAGGCATCCCCGTCACTATGGCCGCCATTATTCCCGACGGAGATCTGCTGCTAATGCTGAGGCATCAACTTCCCATGGTGGTCATACGCCTTCTTATGCTGAGAAGTTGTCCTTAAAAATGGCAAGCAAATGCTATTCAGATTCTGGACATGACACAGGTGCACCTTATTTCCTTTATTTACTTAACAcctaggggtcgtttggtacaatAGTGGGATATCCCATGTGATTAGTTATCTCACCTTCTATATGGGATAGCTAATCCCACCATTTTAGTGTAAACGTTATCCCGGGATTAGCTAATACCCTAACCAAACATGAGATAAAGTTAATCCCAAACTTTATCcgtgattattatttttatcccatgtaccaaacgaccccttattcTTTTAATCTAGACTTCATACAAATACCAAGTAGTTTCACATTAACCTTTGTGCTCTTGGAGGCCGAGTCCTTGCCATGATATAAGGCAAGAGGTCATTTCTATTAGAAACTTAGAGGCTGATctaggatttgaagtttatgggttcctacAGTGACCTCGAGTTAGTATACAATCAAAAACTGGGTTCACAATCAAATATTTACAGATATTTAGTGGAGTTCTTAATACATATACCGGGTTCGGGCAAAAGCTATTGGGTTCATGTGAACCCATATGTTACTATGTAGACTCGCCTTTGTAGAAACTCAATGTTACATCATAATTAGAATTTCTCGTTTCCTTGTTGTATCTGTCTAGCATGATTCTGTTACTTTAAAATTAGAGCTTGAAGCACATCTTTTGATACACTTTCCAACATCTCACTTGACGTTCCTTGCATTCTCCGGTCAGAGAATAGGCAAAGAGCAGTTCACAAACGAGGAGCTCCATCCAGTTCATTGGCTACGAGGGTGATATCATCTGATGCGGGAAAACTTTCTTGTGTACTATGCCAGAAGTTTCTGAAGGAGGACCCTTATATCATGCTTGAAAACAATTTACCTGTAGGCGAGACGTGCGTGGTGGCAGTTTTAGCTTGTGGTCATCTTTATCATGCTGATTGTTTGGAACGAAGAACAAATCGTGAAGATAGACAGGATCCGTCCTGTCCAATTTGTCTCGGCTTGGTTTCTCAGGTTGATGCTTCAGTAGAACAAGAGTAGGTCAACTTTTGTGCCTGGATACCAATAATCTTTTTGGAGATTAGATGTATTTAGAGGGAAACGTAGCCGGTTGAGCGATTAAGAATCATCTAGAGAGATACAATCTTGTAAATGATTTTCGATGCTTTTTATCTGCAAATATAGTATAGGAAAGAGTTGAAATGGTAAATGGCATCATGTATGGGGGGCTTTTCTTCTTCACAATGTAAGACTTCTTGCTACTAGATCAATGCCCATGTATATATTTTTCCAGCTATTGGGTGGTTCTATTTGAGTGTGCATGTTTCTAAGTGCTTGATGCTTTGGATCACCAGTGACAGCGCAACACATGATGTGCAGATAAGGTGCACGAAAGATAGAGCGCAACACATGATGTGCTGATAAGGTGCACGAAAGATAGAGCGACGGATCCATTATTCACCTAGTTTCTAATTGTGTGCCAACTGCCCCTCTGGAGGTTTCTTGATTATAAAAAATTTGTGTTTGTTTTTAGCATTCATCTCCTTGCTTAAAATATCAAACAGCTTAAATATAGCAGCAATGAAGGAGCTGTATAGTACTAATTAATTTAGCAGGGTTGAAGATGTAACCAAAGTCAGAACAATGTAAAGTCTCATTTATTTAAAAACCTTATGTATGATTTTGGACACTGATTATGCAATCAATGTGAGTGGATGACTTATAGTTAACATAATAAGTAGTAACTATAGAATATTAGTGAATTAAAAAGAGTCATTTTCTGCATTAAGAATGTGCTTGAGTTCCTACTGATATTTCTCTAATGTTGGCCAAAGGCCACATTGGTTCTTTTGGGCAAGTCTAATGACTCGACAAATTACATTGTttatatagataaaatattagtTTTTAGAGGTGTATAACATATACTCAACACCCTTTGTCGGGgaatttttcacttctttcaagtttgaatatcCTTGCGAAAATTTTTGGCTTCGCCACTGGGGCAAGTGCACAGATAGCCATTCTCATGGACAGTGATAACGTGATGATTAGCTCCCACCTTACTTTGCTTTATAAAGATCCGAATTTTAGGATCCGCACATTCCAAGCTTCACATATACATTAGTAGTCagtgataattaaaaaataatccaaaaaaaagaatGATGGGTCAAAGTAAACGAATTAAATGTTTTAGGTGCATCAGAGCATCaattctataatttttcaatTAGAATCATATTATTAGAAACTTTATAACGTACTATAAGTCATAAATTtagaattcaaaatatttaaaactaTATGAGAAAATGGTAGTAAAATTATTACAGAGGCGtataaaatgagaaaaaagatgTGTTATTTTTGACGATTTGTTCTTCTAGAATAAAAATCATATGCatttgacattttattttcattttcctaATATTTTCTTGACTATATATAGTTTTTGACGAGAAGttctttaaattattattatctcaaaAAACAACCAACTTGACTTGTTGATCCAAATAAAAAACTATAAAACCAATATTGATACGGTGCCCAAGGTTTCACCTATTGATTTTGACGATAACAAATCAATATTAGTTTTAATGAAAGAATATTTACTTGTGGTAAATTTATTTTGATACAAGTATAATTAATGAAGAAGGATTTGGTGAAATTATGTTGCATGTGGATACAACAAGAGGAAGGAAGTCAATCTCCACTATTGGAGCTAGTTCTTACAATCAAGGATTAGTTGAAGAATCTCCAATCAAGGCTAGTAATTGAAAGAATTGGAGGAAGACTTTTTAAGTAACGTAGAAAAGGAAATAATCTCTTTGGATTGGATTCAAGAAAGAATCACAACCTCTTTGGAGATCTCATCAGCAATTTCCAAAGATACAATTCCTTTGGGCTGCACAAACACATCTCTATGAGCGTTAATTGTAAGTGCTCTTAAAGGAAAATTTACAACAATCAAGCACAATCTGTTCAAGATTGCAAGAAGGACTTCATTCATCTTTCAAGAAGATTCAGAGAAGTTTTTAGAACGGTTAGTTAAGGACCAAAGTTATAAATACCAGAATGCACCAGTAAAGATGTACCAACTTCGCATACAAGTTTCCTACTCTTTCTACACCTTAGTCAAGCACTATATTCTTAAGTTTACAAGTGCCATAAAAggtagagagaaaggaaaaaatacTGAGAGATTGTGTTATTGTTCGTTTCTTTagtgagcgagtgaaaaccaaccTTGTAAACGTTGGTGGTGTTGGCTGAAAACCAAAAAGGCTGTACTCAGTTCAATTTACAAAGAGCTCTAAAAGATAACACTCTTGCAACCCAAGAGGACTGGATAGGATACCACATTggttccgaaccagtataaaaattccTAGTGTCATTTACTTTATCACTCTCATATTATTCTGTGGATTTACTGTTTGTTATGATTtacatttgtttaaattgaaaggACTAACAGTTTTGTACAGGTTATCTCCGCATCAGTCAACTAAGTCTAAATATAGTCGACTAAATTTTTACTAGGCATATAATTCACCCctcccctcttgtactttcagatGGTTGTAAGTCAGAGGCGGAGCTaggatgtgtcacgacccaaaacttagcccgtcatgatggcgcctaatatggtactaggcaagccgacacctcaaaacatttccaacacttttaaatgaaaaaaaaatgaactaAAACATGTTCAAATAATTAAAGCTCTCATAAACTGGATAGAAGATCAAAACTCAATACGGAAGTTCCCAAAACTAGGGTGTCACTAAGTGCATGAGCGTCTATACAACACAAGTTTAAAATACTGTGTATGAAAaactgaaactaaatacataaagctgaaagatagggaagaagggccaaggtctgcggacgccgggcaactacctcaaaatctccgaaTGACTAAGCTGCTTAGATAATCAGCACCCACCGTGTCCcgaaatatctggatctgcacatgaagtgcagggtgtagcgtgagtacaaccaactcagtttgTAGGCATGCTTTTAAGTTTGACAGTTAAAGAACAGAATAGTTAAATCGTGTCAAGTCCAATTGAAACAGGAGATTGTACATCTCGGTAACTACATGACAGATATATATGCCAATTGATGTACAAACAGTAATGAAATCatgtgcatactctcagagtatcagtcactcagtcctcccattcattccaacctcacagtcactcattactcacattgtcacgacccaatttcatttataagttgtgatggcacccaacactacagctaggcaaccCAACTAATacattaagcatacattgataaaatttaaaaccaagaaaatataataaaatccaaactctaccaatatgtgtgccaagacctggtgtcacaagtgtatgagcatctagtagattatacaaaacctcaaatgttgtccgaaataaaaatagacaaaattaaaaatacaaagagagaccctcgtagctgcagaacggatcagagaaacagctcaccactatgtccctggataacgtgggtgtaagacgataggtcccccactagtacttgcctcaggtcctgcacaaaaaatgcagcaagtgtagtatgagtacgtaaacaacgtgtacccagtaagtatcaagcctaatctcgaagtggtagagacgagatgaccgactttgacactcactatgggtcaataataataattgaaatataaCTAGGataattaaatcaacatgatttatagaatttaaaataatttatttaatcatcgaaaataatcaaattcttcaaatgcaacaattctcaatatattaattaaattccttcaattcaaataatttctaatttatcaattaaatattatttacaggaataacaattaattctttaacaagtaAGAATGATaactcattaaattccaaggatttttcaatttatcaattagctacGCAAGCTAAAAtaagctattaaagtatcgtgtaattattattattattaagcacaatttttgtcgaggacgtacggcccgatctagagtgtcgtgtacactgccgagggacgtgcgtcgcgatccatagatgcatctatcctgacgaggcgt is from Nicotiana tabacum cultivar K326 chromosome 18, ASM71507v2, whole genome shotgun sequence and encodes:
- the LOC107758935 gene encoding uncharacterized protein LOC107758935, with the translated sequence MGKRKRKADLNKTPPPSDLMPPSPGMDALSKQKFSHQVDNSGIKSFLSIADIVDGPVKVTQGQQSSIVHRRNIDILKSLRHPRHYGRHYSRRRSAANAEASTSHGGHTPSYAEKLSLKMASKCYSDSGHDTENRQRAVHKRGAPSSSLATRVISSDAGKLSCVLCQKFLKEDPYIMLENNLPVGETCVVAVLACGHLYHADCLERRTNREDRQDPSCPICLGLVSQVDASVEQE